The Penicillium oxalicum strain HP7-1 chromosome V, whole genome shotgun sequence genomic interval TAGTGCTCCGAGAATGGCTTACTGTATATGAAGCAAATATCATGCATGTTTTATCGTGGGGTGCTCAGTGGACGGGAACCCAGAAGGTTGGAAAACCAGCATCCAGTTGAATGGGAAATGCCAAATGTGTAAAACAAAGATAAACCTCATCTGACTGGGTATGGCTCCAGATCCTGAGTCCATAAGGTTGCTTCGCACATGGCCTCCAGATGATAATTATAACGCACTTGATCCGCTCGGACCCATGGAAAAGAAACCGCACAACGTGCAAACCAACATTCACTCGATCAACAAGTGAAATATAGCGCGCTATAGCGTCGTGCATACCCACAGTGATCATCGGGTAGCTCGCGATGTACGTTGAAAAGCGATCGATCATAGACACTGTTTAGGCAAAGGACGCaggttgaagaaaaaaaaagtaaatgTTCATGTTTTGCATTTCATTGGAACGGTGACCATTTCTTTCCGGCACCGTCGTGCAAACTGGACTTCATCGATACATTCCCGATCCTGTTTCCAGCCAAGGTATATGCCTTCCAATCCATTGCAGGGACCGAATGTGCTCGATGATTTTTTCCCCTCGCCATGTCCCTTGACCCTTCGCGCTCATAAACGACAAAACGCCCGAGTAAAACCGCTTAGAAACCTGTGCAAGTAAGAAAGTCAGACATGTGAGCCGGCGGATAAAAGAGGTTGGTCGAATCCGAGAGAACGCAGAACTTTGTTCGCTCGAATCGCAAAGGGCGTGAACATACGCAGAGGAGTGAAGAACCAGCGGTTCTTTCCGGAGGTGTAGCGGTCCTCAAGAGCCTTCTTGACGGTCTTCTTGGCGTCCTCACGCTGGGAAACCTCCTTGAAGGTGTCGTTGGAAACGGCACCCTTGAGGCCCTCGAGCTCGAGAGTGTAGCGAGTGGGCATCAAGTGGTTGTAGTTGACGACCTTGATGAAAGGCTTGATGCGGCTGCGGCGGTCGACGAGCTTCTTGCCCATGCGGCGGGTAACCTTGAGGGGGTAGCGCTCGATACCGGCGAC includes:
- a CDS encoding 60S ribosomal protein L27-A, translating into MKFMKVGRVAIITRGRYAGKKVVIVQPNDTGSKAHPFPYAIVAGIERYPLKVTRRMGKKLVDRRSRIKPFIKVVNYNHLMPTRYTLELEGLKGAVSNDTFKEVSQREDAKKTVKKALEDRYTSGKNRWFFTPLRMFTPFAIRANKVLRSLGFDQPLLSAGSHV